A stretch of bacterium DNA encodes these proteins:
- a CDS encoding DUF4363 family protein codes for METKRVSQEVRGRVLDRIRAALEDGDEAKALRVARELQARWKKADDHAEVQAMLYG; via the coding sequence ATGGAGACGAAGCGCGTTTCGCAGGAGGTTCGGGGGCGGGTGCTCGACCGCATCCGCGCCGCACTCGAAGACGGGGACGAGGCGAAGGCGCTGCGCGTCGCGCGGGAGCTGCAGGCCCGCTGGAAGAAGGCCGACGATCACGCGGAAGTCCAGGCGATGCTCTACGGCTGA
- a CDS encoding PQQ-binding-like beta-propeller repeat protein, which produces MRVFGVALGVAVLGLTSCVRGEPTEAPAPVTDWEWRVYLGDERRSHYAPLDQISLDTVHLLERVWTYDTGPIEGSLSQIQCNPIVVDGVLYGTTPRSHPFALDAATGEELWRFDPTAHGSAAQGHNRGVVYWAGPEGGRILAASGQDLWMLDAGTGQPTPGFGDGGRVDLRTGLSHGLEASDVGSPTPGVVFEDLLILGTKVGEVDGAAPGDVRAFDLHTGALRWSFHTIPHDGEFGADSWPEGAWRERGGANSWSGVTLDRERGIVYLPTGSATPDFWGGDRPGDNLYANSLLALDARTGERRWHFQIVHHDLWDRDLPAPPNLVTIERDGERIDAITQTTKSGHLFVFDRVTGEPVFPIEERPVHAPILPDEWVAKTQPFPTAPPPFTRQAMDLERIDDDRRAEGFRAGQIARLAGMRMGENYIPPSLEGSVMYPGFDGGAEWGGAAWDAETGLLYVNANEVGGVMTMMEAPKDVNPRSVYLENCAVCHGADLEGTGVGPAIRDVGEQRTNLEILTRLALGGGRMPGFVHIPLPILERLTAYVSDPDDEKKALATLDARPGSSAPYVARGYTYLRDEEGVPINSPPFGTLTAIDVAAGEIRWQVPLGDYPHLAERGITGAGTENYGGPVVTAGGLLFIAASADETLRAFDKATGEVVWETPLPASGFATPATYSVGGRQFLVVAAGGGKLGRPSGSTYVAYSLPESRP; this is translated from the coding sequence ATGCGGGTTTTCGGGGTGGCGCTGGGAGTCGCGGTTCTCGGCTTGACGAGCTGTGTGCGCGGGGAGCCGACGGAGGCGCCGGCGCCCGTGACCGACTGGGAGTGGCGCGTCTATCTCGGCGACGAACGTCGATCCCACTACGCGCCCCTCGACCAGATCTCCCTCGACACCGTCCATCTCCTCGAGCGGGTCTGGACCTACGACACGGGGCCCATCGAAGGCAGCCTCAGCCAGATCCAGTGCAACCCGATCGTGGTCGACGGCGTCCTCTACGGAACCACACCACGTTCCCATCCCTTCGCCCTCGATGCCGCGACCGGAGAGGAGCTCTGGCGCTTCGATCCGACGGCCCACGGCAGCGCGGCGCAGGGACACAATCGCGGCGTCGTCTATTGGGCCGGGCCCGAGGGCGGGCGGATCCTGGCCGCGTCGGGGCAGGACCTGTGGATGCTCGACGCCGGCACGGGGCAGCCCACTCCGGGGTTCGGGGACGGCGGACGCGTCGATCTGCGAACGGGCCTGTCCCACGGTCTCGAAGCCTCGGACGTCGGATCGCCTACGCCGGGCGTCGTGTTCGAAGACCTGCTCATCCTCGGAACGAAGGTCGGCGAGGTCGACGGGGCCGCGCCCGGAGACGTGCGCGCCTTCGATCTCCATACGGGTGCGCTGCGCTGGAGCTTCCATACGATTCCGCACGACGGAGAGTTCGGAGCGGACAGCTGGCCCGAAGGCGCCTGGCGCGAGCGCGGCGGGGCCAACTCCTGGTCCGGCGTGACCCTCGATCGGGAGCGCGGGATCGTCTACCTGCCGACGGGATCGGCCACGCCGGATTTCTGGGGCGGAGATCGACCGGGCGACAACCTCTACGCGAACTCCCTGCTCGCCCTCGACGCCCGGACCGGCGAGCGTCGCTGGCATTTCCAGATCGTGCATCACGACCTCTGGGATCGCGATCTGCCGGCGCCTCCGAATCTCGTCACGATCGAGCGGGACGGAGAGCGGATCGACGCGATCACCCAGACGACCAAGAGCGGACATCTCTTCGTCTTCGACCGCGTGACCGGAGAGCCGGTCTTCCCGATCGAAGAGCGTCCCGTCCACGCCCCGATCCTCCCGGACGAGTGGGTCGCGAAGACCCAGCCCTTCCCGACCGCGCCGCCGCCCTTCACGCGGCAGGCCATGGATCTGGAGCGGATCGACGACGATCGCCGGGCCGAGGGGTTCCGGGCCGGCCAGATCGCGCGCCTCGCCGGCATGCGAATGGGCGAGAACTACATCCCGCCGAGCCTCGAGGGATCGGTCATGTACCCGGGCTTCGATGGCGGCGCAGAGTGGGGCGGGGCGGCGTGGGACGCCGAGACGGGGCTCCTCTACGTGAACGCGAACGAGGTCGGCGGCGTGATGACGATGATGGAGGCGCCGAAGGACGTGAATCCCCGGAGCGTCTATCTCGAGAACTGCGCCGTCTGCCACGGGGCGGATCTCGAGGGAACCGGCGTCGGCCCGGCGATCCGGGACGTCGGCGAGCAGCGGACGAACCTCGAGATCCTGACGCGACTGGCGCTGGGGGGCGGACGCATGCCCGGTTTCGTGCACATTCCTCTGCCGATCCTCGAGCGTCTTACCGCCTACGTCTCCGATCCCGACGACGAGAAGAAAGCGCTGGCGACCCTCGACGCCCGCCCGGGGAGCAGCGCGCCGTACGTGGCACGAGGCTACACCTATCTGCGCGACGAAGAAGGCGTCCCGATCAACTCGCCTCCCTTCGGCACGCTGACCGCCATCGACGTGGCGGCCGGGGAGATCCGCTGGCAGGTGCCGCTGGGCGACTATCCGCATCTCGCCGAGCGCGGGATCACCGGCGCCGGGACCGAGAACTACGGCGGCCCGGTCGTGACCGCCGGCGGCCTCCTCTTCATCGCCGCGAGTGCAGACGAGACCCTTCGCGCCTTCGACAAGGCGACGGGAGAGGTCGTCTGGGAGACGCCGCTGCCCGCTTCGGGATTCGCGACGCCGGCGACCTACTCGGTGGGCGGTCGGCAGTTCCTGGTGGTCGCGGCGGGTGGCGGAAAGCTCGGCCGGCCCTCGGGCTCGACGTACGTGGCCTATTCGCTGCCGGAGAGCCGTCCGTAG
- a CDS encoding DUF2256 and DUF3253 domain-containing protein → MATVQEDRFCRRCGRRIEWRRKWASEWDQIAYCGEKCRRNKLGRRDREIERALTTRAARAAAGATFCPSEVARAVGGEDWRDWMEPVREAARRLIVRGELEMLQRGSVVDASTARGPIRLRRVDPPLRPAR, encoded by the coding sequence ATGGCGACGGTCCAGGAAGATCGCTTCTGCCGTCGTTGCGGCCGGCGGATCGAGTGGCGCCGGAAGTGGGCCTCGGAGTGGGATCAGATCGCCTACTGCGGCGAGAAGTGCCGACGGAACAAGCTCGGGCGACGTGATCGGGAGATCGAGCGCGCACTCACGACGCGCGCCGCTCGGGCGGCCGCCGGCGCGACGTTCTGTCCGTCCGAGGTCGCACGCGCGGTGGGCGGCGAGGACTGGCGCGACTGGATGGAGCCCGTCCGCGAAGCTGCGCGCCGGCTGATCGTCCGCGGGGAGCTCGAGATGCTCCAGCGAGGATCCGTCGTCGACGCGTCGACCGCGCGGGGCCCGATCCGGCTCCGTCGCGTCGACCCTCCGCTGCGACCCGCCCGCTAG
- a CDS encoding cryptochrome/photolyase family protein, whose protein sequence is MSAFLERLRAANVADPSRVRRWIFVPYDQLTDRVGPLAIEPASEIGIVLVETTWKPRQRPYHKQKLAMVLASQRHFALEQAERGVAVRYVFGEAPYDELLAPVILELGPLRMMEAAEYELRSRLAGLVEAGRIDVVPNETWLTTRDQFGAAFAGGKQWRMDRFYRRVRQDSGILMEAKKPVGGKYSFDADNRKAWKGEPPAPDPPVFEVDEVKQEVVALVADRFADHPGELDVEALPASRADADRAWAWAKASCLRSFGPYEDAMSTKSAGLFHTRISALMNNGRLLPRDVVDDALALDLPLASQEGFVRQILGWREFMRHVHFETDGFRKLDASATTNALDASEPLPDAWWGTPSGLACLDHVVEEVWQTGYGHHITRLMVLSNIATLLGLDPRALSDWFWVAYVDAYDWVVEPNVIGMGTYGLGDLFVTKPYVSGAAYIDRMSDYCKTCAFSPKKDCPLTPLYWSFLERNEGTLEGNVRMAMPLRSLAKRGDDRRAADRRVREHALATLRAGGRLEPETFA, encoded by the coding sequence ATGAGCGCCTTTCTCGAGCGCCTTCGTGCCGCCAACGTGGCCGACCCGTCGCGGGTCCGTCGCTGGATCTTCGTTCCCTACGACCAGCTCACCGATCGCGTGGGTCCCCTGGCCATCGAGCCGGCATCCGAGATCGGCATCGTCCTGGTCGAGACCACGTGGAAGCCACGCCAGCGTCCCTATCACAAGCAGAAGCTCGCGATGGTCCTCGCGAGCCAGCGCCATTTCGCCCTCGAGCAGGCGGAGCGCGGCGTCGCCGTCCGGTACGTCTTCGGGGAGGCCCCCTACGACGAGCTGCTGGCGCCGGTGATCCTCGAGCTCGGCCCGCTGCGGATGATGGAGGCGGCAGAGTACGAGCTCCGGTCGCGACTCGCGGGGCTCGTCGAGGCGGGCCGGATCGACGTCGTCCCGAACGAGACCTGGCTCACGACGCGCGATCAGTTCGGCGCGGCGTTCGCGGGCGGCAAGCAATGGCGCATGGACCGCTTCTATCGCCGCGTCCGCCAGGACTCGGGCATCCTGATGGAGGCCAAGAAGCCCGTCGGCGGGAAATACAGCTTCGATGCCGACAATCGGAAGGCCTGGAAGGGCGAGCCGCCGGCGCCGGATCCGCCGGTCTTCGAAGTCGACGAGGTCAAGCAGGAAGTCGTCGCGCTCGTCGCCGATCGGTTCGCGGACCATCCGGGCGAGCTGGACGTCGAGGCGCTTCCGGCGAGTCGCGCGGATGCGGACCGGGCATGGGCCTGGGCGAAGGCGTCCTGTCTCCGATCTTTCGGACCCTACGAAGACGCGATGTCGACGAAGTCGGCGGGCCTCTTCCACACCCGGATCTCGGCGCTGATGAACAACGGCCGCCTGCTGCCTCGAGACGTCGTGGACGATGCGCTCGCGCTCGATCTCCCGCTCGCCAGTCAGGAGGGCTTCGTTCGGCAGATTCTCGGCTGGCGCGAGTTCATGCGGCACGTCCATTTCGAGACGGACGGCTTCCGGAAGCTGGATGCCTCCGCCACGACGAACGCCCTCGATGCGAGCGAGCCGCTGCCGGACGCCTGGTGGGGCACGCCGTCTGGACTCGCTTGTCTCGACCACGTCGTCGAGGAGGTCTGGCAGACCGGCTACGGCCACCACATCACCCGCCTGATGGTGCTCTCGAACATCGCGACGCTCCTCGGCCTCGATCCGCGCGCGCTGAGCGACTGGTTCTGGGTCGCCTACGTCGATGCCTACGACTGGGTGGTGGAGCCGAACGTGATCGGCATGGGGACCTACGGCCTGGGCGATCTCTTCGTGACGAAGCCCTACGTGTCCGGCGCCGCCTACATCGACCGCATGTCCGACTACTGCAAGACGTGCGCTTTCTCGCCCAAGAAGGATTGTCCGCTCACGCCGCTCTACTGGTCCTTCCTGGAGCGAAACGAGGGGACGCTCGAAGGGAACGTGCGGATGGCGATGCCGCTCCGAAGTCTCGCGAAGCGCGGTGACGATCGACGCGCTGCGGATCGGCGTGTGCGCGAGCACGCCCTCGCGACGCTCCGCGCGGGAGGGCGGCTCGAACCGGAGACGTTCGCATGA
- a CDS encoding SRPBCC family protein, producing MAYFHTTIATSADPHTAFRYLADFSNAAEWDPSVPRALRLDEGPIGEGARFRVELALDRRIVPILYTLERCEADRLLVFRADEPWFRSLDTIELAARPGGTEIRYDADLRLEGVAFLLDPLVHVGFQFSGQRSADGLRRALNTLPRTQETEPSGPRLVPAEEERAAESVASEGPPEAEPDAAYLGR from the coding sequence ATGGCCTATTTCCACACGACGATCGCGACGAGTGCCGACCCGCACACCGCCTTCCGATACCTCGCCGACTTCTCGAACGCGGCCGAGTGGGACCCGAGCGTCCCCCGCGCGCTACGGCTCGACGAGGGTCCGATCGGCGAGGGCGCGCGATTCCGCGTCGAGCTGGCGCTCGACCGACGAATCGTGCCGATCCTCTACACGCTGGAACGTTGCGAGGCGGATCGCCTCCTCGTGTTCCGCGCCGACGAGCCCTGGTTCCGCTCCCTCGACACGATCGAGCTCGCAGCTCGGCCCGGCGGGACCGAGATCCGCTACGACGCCGACCTGCGACTGGAGGGGGTGGCCTTCCTGCTCGACCCGCTCGTCCACGTGGGCTTCCAGTTCTCGGGCCAACGCTCCGCGGACGGCCTGCGCCGCGCGCTGAACACCCTGCCTCGGACGCAGGAGACCGAGCCATCCGGCCCCCGCCTCGTCCCGGCGGAGGAGGAGCGCGCCGCGGAATCGGTCGCGAGCGAGGGGCCGCCGGAGGCGGAGCCGGACGCCGCCTACCTCGGTCGCTGA
- the nei gene encoding endonuclease VIII — translation MPEGPEIAREADRIREAVLDKRVERVHFGLPHLFRRGAAFEDARVVSVRPRGKAMLIGFDNGLTLYSHNQLYGRWYVRPAGSLPATRRQLRLAIETHDRWALLYSASEIDVLDEVGLSMHPYLAKLGPDALDPELDAATVAQRLEDPRFRRRGLGGLLLDQSFVAGLGNYLRSEIAFDARIHPDQRPVDLTPADRKRLGRATIKMARRAYETGGVTLPASRAAALRRAGQSWARSRHWVFARAKKACRRCDDTIVRFDLAGRRIYVCPTCQRPR, via the coding sequence CCACTTCGGCCTGCCGCACCTTTTCCGTCGAGGGGCCGCCTTCGAGGACGCCCGTGTGGTGTCGGTCCGACCGCGCGGCAAGGCGATGTTGATCGGCTTCGACAATGGCCTGACGCTCTACAGCCACAACCAGCTCTACGGTCGCTGGTACGTTCGGCCGGCGGGTTCGCTTCCCGCGACGCGTCGGCAGCTGCGCCTGGCGATCGAGACGCACGACCGCTGGGCCCTGCTCTACAGCGCCTCCGAGATCGACGTTCTCGACGAGGTCGGACTCTCGATGCATCCCTACCTGGCGAAGCTCGGGCCGGATGCCCTTGACCCCGAGCTCGACGCGGCCACCGTCGCCCAACGCCTGGAAGATCCGCGCTTCCGGCGGCGGGGCCTCGGCGGGCTGCTCCTCGACCAGTCGTTCGTCGCGGGCCTCGGGAACTATCTCCGCTCGGAGATCGCCTTCGATGCGCGCATCCATCCGGACCAGCGTCCGGTGGACCTGACGCCCGCGGATCGGAAGCGACTCGGTCGCGCCACGATCAAGATGGCGCGGCGGGCGTACGAGACGGGCGGCGTGACGCTCCCGGCCTCGCGCGCGGCAGCGCTCCGTCGCGCGGGACAGTCGTGGGCGCGCTCTCGACACTGGGTATTCGCTCGTGCGAAAAAGGCGTGTCGACGGTGTGACGACACGATCGTCCGCTTCGACCTCGCGGGTCGTCGGATCTATGTCTGCCCCACGTGTCAGCGACCGAGGTAG